The following are encoded in a window of uncultured Ilyobacter sp. genomic DNA:
- a CDS encoding LptF/LptG family permease, whose product MKIIHRYILKEMRMPIIFGISLFTFIFLIDIMVQMMENIIVKGVSLLDVVRILSFYLPPILSQTIPMGFFLGVMITYSKLSSTSESTAMNSMGMSLNSIIKPTFMLALGVTAFVFFLQESIIPNSFIKLQQLTLKIAYEKPAFQLKENMYIDEVDDYSIYIDKVGGDGSAENIIIFKNEKDNPFPTVLTAKKALWKDAAMILENAEFYNLDPTGGEKLRGQFTKQRIPIDSFFENVKMKVSEIETMSVRQLLHEIKDKTGEERLPYIVEMNKKLAIPLSAIMLGVLGVLFSIGHHRSGKGVSYGISLGVIFLYIASLNVGVVMATRGKISPFLGVWTPNFILLGLTTWMYFLKKRRG is encoded by the coding sequence ATGAAAATAATACATAGGTATATATTAAAGGAGATGAGGATGCCAATAATTTTTGGTATCAGTCTCTTTACCTTTATTTTTTTAATAGATATTATGGTACAGATGATGGAAAATATCATAGTAAAGGGTGTCTCTCTCCTAGATGTGGTGAGAATCCTTTCTTTTTACCTTCCACCGATATTATCCCAGACTATACCTATGGGATTTTTCCTAGGGGTTATGATAACTTACTCCAAACTTTCAAGCACCAGTGAAAGCACCGCTATGAACTCTATGGGGATGAGCCTGAACAGCATAATAAAGCCTACTTTTATGCTGGCTTTAGGAGTAACGGCCTTTGTTTTTTTTCTGCAAGAATCCATAATCCCAAACTCCTTTATAAAACTGCAGCAGCTCACCCTGAAAATAGCCTATGAGAAGCCTGCATTCCAGCTGAAAGAGAATATGTATATAGATGAAGTGGACGACTACAGCATTTATATTGACAAAGTAGGGGGCGACGGCTCTGCTGAGAATATAATTATTTTCAAAAATGAAAAAGACAATCCCTTTCCAACGGTTCTAACTGCAAAAAAGGCCTTGTGGAAAGATGCGGCTATGATTTTGGAAAATGCTGAGTTTTACAACTTAGACCCTACCGGAGGAGAAAAGTTGAGGGGTCAGTTTACTAAACAAAGAATACCTATAGACTCTTTTTTTGAAAATGTAAAGATGAAAGTAAGCGAAATAGAGACTATGTCAGTGAGACAGCTTCTGCATGAGATAAAGGACAAAACTGGGGAAGAGAGACTGCCCTATATTGTTGAAATGAATAAGAAATTGGCTATTCCCCTTTCGGCAATTATGCTTGGAGTACTAGGAGTTCTATTTTCTATAGGTCATCACAGAAGCGGTAAAGGTGTAAGCTACGGGATAAGTTTAGGAGTCATATTTCTATACATAGCCTCCCTAAATGTGGGAGTGGTAATGGCAACCAGAGGAAAAATATCACCCTTCTTAGGGGTGTGGACTCCGAATTTTATACTTTTAGGACTCACTACATGGATGTATTTTTTGAAAAAGAGGAGAGGATAG
- a CDS encoding CvpA family protein — protein sequence MYLDILIAGIFLITILKGYLNGFFIEVLSFFGMIMNIIFTKSLTPLLILRFAIKPENPFYSGIYAIIFLMVYTIMGIFIMFIKKTLKKAFKGRINTAAGAVLGSFKGVLISFVILIFYSLLSMNITFLKKYGEGSYSQKVFISSLPALRGYFPNEYGEKLQNMAHKEKIEKYLKNILKE from the coding sequence ATGTATCTTGATATTTTGATAGCAGGAATATTTCTAATTACAATATTAAAGGGATATTTAAATGGTTTTTTTATAGAGGTACTTTCTTTTTTCGGAATGATAATGAATATTATCTTTACCAAAAGTTTAACCCCTCTATTAATATTGAGATTTGCTATTAAACCTGAAAATCCATTTTATTCAGGAATATATGCAATTATTTTCCTGATGGTCTATACTATAATGGGTATATTTATAATGTTTATAAAAAAAACCCTGAAAAAAGCCTTTAAGGGGAGAATAAATACCGCAGCCGGGGCTGTGTTGGGATCATTTAAAGGAGTTCTCATATCTTTTGTAATTTTGATATTTTATTCTCTTTTAAGCATGAATATAACTTTTTTGAAAAAATATGGGGAGGGAAGTTACAGTCAGAAGGTTTTTATATCATCTCTTCCTGCACTGAGAGGTTATTTTCCCAATGAGTACGGGGAAAAACTCCAGAACATGGCACATAAAGAGAAAATAGAAAAGTATCTGAAAAATATATTAAAGGAGTAA
- a CDS encoding class I SAM-dependent rRNA methyltransferase — MIRVILKNGKEKKIKNFYPNVFKDEIQSIMGEVKTGDIVDVCKGDLTFVGRGYVTEGTSAFVRVLTTKEEPIDKKFILDKIKKAYDKRKHLEGETNCTRIFFSEGDGLPGLIIDKFEKYLSIQFRNSGIEKFRQEIINAVKKVVKPKGIYERSDVENRTHEGVEQKTGVIFGDIPDRTIMEDNGLKYVIDIVDGQKTGFFLDQRDSRKFIRPHLNKNTRFLDVFSSSGGFSVAALKEGCKKVVAIDKNAHALKLCRENYELNGFDGDFETVEGDAFMLLKVMAERGDKYDVITLDPPSLIKKKVDVRRGRDFFYDLCDQSFKMLENDGILGIITCAYHISLQDLIEVTRMAASNNGKRLQVMGINYQPEDHPWILHVPETLYLKALWVKVLED; from the coding sequence ATGATAAGGGTTATATTAAAAAATGGTAAAGAAAAAAAAATAAAGAATTTTTATCCAAATGTTTTTAAGGATGAAATACAGAGTATAATGGGAGAGGTAAAAACAGGAGATATAGTAGATGTGTGCAAGGGAGATCTTACTTTCGTAGGAAGAGGCTATGTGACAGAAGGGACTTCTGCTTTTGTGAGAGTTTTAACTACCAAAGAGGAGCCTATAGATAAAAAATTTATCTTGGACAAGATAAAAAAGGCCTATGATAAGAGAAAGCACCTAGAAGGTGAAACAAACTGTACAAGAATATTTTTCTCCGAGGGGGATGGACTTCCAGGACTTATCATAGACAAATTTGAAAAATATCTTTCCATACAATTTAGAAATTCCGGAATTGAAAAATTCAGACAAGAGATAATAAATGCGGTCAAAAAAGTAGTAAAGCCAAAGGGAATCTACGAGAGAAGTGATGTGGAGAACAGAACCCATGAGGGGGTAGAGCAAAAGACAGGCGTAATTTTTGGTGATATACCAGACAGAACAATAATGGAAGACAATGGCCTGAAATATGTAATAGATATAGTTGATGGTCAGAAGACCGGATTTTTTCTGGATCAGAGGGATTCTAGAAAATTTATAAGACCTCATCTAAATAAAAATACGAGATTTCTTGATGTTTTCTCGAGCAGCGGAGGTTTCTCTGTAGCGGCACTAAAAGAGGGATGTAAAAAAGTCGTGGCTATAGATAAAAATGCCCACGCACTGAAACTCTGCCGTGAGAACTATGAACTTAATGGTTTTGACGGGGACTTTGAAACTGTAGAGGGAGACGCCTTCATGTTACTCAAGGTAATGGCGGAAAGAGGAGACAAATATGACGTCATAACTCTAGACCCTCCTTCCCTTATAAAGAAGAAAGTAGACGTAAGAAGGGGACGGGACTTTTTTTACGATCTATGCGATCAGAGCTTTAAAATGCTAGAGAATGACGGAATACTTGGGATAATAACGTGTGCATATCATATATCACTTCAGGACCTTATAGAGGTGACAAGAATGGCAGCCTCAAATAATGGGAAAAGATTACAGGTAATGGGTATAAACTATCAACCCGAGGATCATCCTTGGATTTTACATGTTCCGGAAACTTTATATCTAAAAGCCTTGTGGGTAAAGGTTCTAGAGGATTAA
- the alr gene encoding alanine racemase — protein sequence MRAWADINLDNLIYNLNRIKEFAGTKKIMGVIKADGYGMGAVECARILSENGVENFGVACYEEGYELYKAGIEGEILLLGATPFENIEDAVNCGFQITISSFEQIEFLQRNNLHPEVHIKVDTGMGRLGFSHEEAIEAIKMIKDKNIADVVGVYSHLSVADMPEKDDFTLDQIEKFKVFEKMESIKYKHILNSSGLLRFSDATDTNLVRVGIILHGVVPFESELQKKFKPVFSFKTKIVFLKNIIEKTYISYGNTETAEPGDLIATIAVGYADGFIREFSNGGTVEIDGVACRVIGKICMDMTMIKIPDELKNRVHVGTEVTIIGKNILKKAECIGTIPYEIMIGLGRRVTRFYIKNGKVLKLKSLQESETKEFQKG from the coding sequence TTGAGGGCTTGGGCAGATATAAATCTGGATAATTTAATATATAATCTAAACAGGATAAAAGAGTTTGCAGGAACTAAAAAGATCATGGGTGTAATCAAGGCAGACGGCTATGGTATGGGTGCGGTGGAATGTGCTAGGATACTTTCTGAAAATGGAGTTGAAAACTTTGGTGTTGCATGCTATGAGGAAGGATATGAGCTTTATAAGGCGGGTATAGAGGGAGAAATTTTACTTTTGGGTGCTACTCCCTTTGAGAATATTGAAGATGCAGTAAATTGTGGATTTCAGATTACAATAAGTTCATTTGAACAGATAGAATTCCTACAAAGAAACAACCTTCACCCAGAGGTGCATATCAAGGTGGATACGGGAATGGGAAGGCTCGGTTTTTCTCATGAAGAGGCTATAGAGGCTATAAAAATGATAAAAGATAAAAATATAGCCGATGTGGTGGGAGTTTATTCTCATCTCTCTGTGGCAGATATGCCTGAAAAAGATGATTTTACTTTAGATCAAATTGAGAAATTTAAAGTCTTTGAAAAAATGGAATCTATTAAGTATAAGCATATACTAAACAGTTCAGGTCTACTGAGATTTTCAGATGCCACAGATACTAATTTAGTCAGGGTAGGTATAATCCTTCACGGAGTCGTTCCCTTTGAAAGCGAGCTTCAGAAAAAATTTAAGCCGGTATTTTCATTCAAAACAAAAATAGTTTTTTTAAAAAACATCATAGAAAAAACCTATATATCCTATGGAAACACAGAGACGGCAGAACCGGGAGACCTTATTGCAACAATAGCAGTAGGATATGCCGATGGGTTCATAAGAGAGTTTTCAAACGGAGGTACCGTAGAGATAGACGGAGTGGCATGCAGAGTAATAGGAAAAATATGCATGGACATGACAATGATAAAAATACCAGATGAACTAAAAAACAGGGTTCATGTGGGGACAGAAGTAACAATCATAGGAAAAAATATACTGAAAAAAGCAGAATGCATAGGGACTATACCATATGAGATAATGATAGGCTTAGGAAGAAGAGTCACCAGATTTTATATAAAAAACGGTAAAGTATTAAAATTAAAATCTCTGCAGGAGAGTGAAACTAAAGAGTTTCAGAAAGGATAA
- the secF gene encoding protein translocase subunit SecF, with protein MKIDIVNHTTKWLGISAVFVVFAIAGLLFKGLNYGIDFSGGNLYQLKFEKNITLGEVNSFFDEVSKDFPQLDGKSRKVQVSGENTVILRTSEMDEGQKNDFLKKVENFGKYDLQKSDKVGATIGEELKTSAIYALILGCILIVLYITIRFEFKFALAAVIALVHDVIISVGGIALLGYELNTPFIAAVLTILGYSINDTIVVFDRIRETLKRKNSPELGEAINISINQVMTRSINTSLTTFLAVIAILIFGGESLKTFITTLLIGVVAGTYSSIFVASPLVYLLEKNKNKEAILEK; from the coding sequence TTGAAAATAGATATTGTAAATCATACTACTAAGTGGCTTGGGATCTCGGCAGTTTTTGTAGTGTTTGCCATTGCAGGTCTTTTATTTAAAGGTTTAAACTATGGAATAGATTTTTCAGGGGGAAACCTTTATCAGCTTAAATTTGAAAAAAACATAACACTGGGAGAGGTAAACAGCTTCTTTGATGAAGTATCTAAAGACTTTCCACAGTTAGACGGAAAAAGCAGAAAGGTCCAGGTTTCAGGTGAAAACACAGTTATCTTGAGAACATCTGAAATGGACGAGGGGCAAAAGAATGATTTCCTAAAGAAGGTGGAGAATTTTGGGAAATATGACCTTCAGAAATCTGATAAAGTGGGGGCAACAATAGGGGAAGAGCTTAAGACCTCGGCTATTTATGCCTTGATTTTAGGATGTATACTTATAGTTTTGTATATCACTATAAGATTTGAGTTTAAATTTGCCTTAGCTGCAGTAATAGCACTGGTTCACGATGTTATTATTTCAGTGGGAGGAATAGCTCTATTAGGTTATGAGTTGAACACTCCCTTTATAGCAGCTGTTCTGACAATACTAGGATACTCTATAAATGATACCATAGTAGTATTTGACAGAATAAGAGAAACACTGAAAAGAAAGAATTCACCGGAACTTGGAGAGGCAATCAACATCAGTATAAATCAGGTTATGACGAGATCGATAAATACATCTCTCACGACCTTTCTTGCAGTAATAGCTATACTTATTTTTGGAGGGGAGAGTCTGAAGACTTTCATAACAACTCTACTTATAGGAGTAGTAGCAGGAACATACTCATCGATTTTTGTAGCCAGTCCGTTAGTTTACCTATTAGAAAAGAACAAAAATAAAGAAGCTATATTGGAAAAGTAA
- the secD gene encoding protein translocase subunit SecD: protein MRKGMIFKLLFILAILIGAGWLSFMKPARLGLDLKGGVYVVLEAKPEGDQVIDDEAMTRLIEVLDRRINGLGVAESVVQRAGEKRVIVELPGITNSEEAVELIGKTALMEFKIVNDDGTLGETLLTGGSLKKAAVSYDKLGRAEIQFEMNQEGAVKFAEITRNNIGKKLAITLDGEVQTAPTINTEIPSGNGVITGNYTVEEAKAMATLLNAGALPVRAEILETRSVGASLGDESIAKSTTAAKVAVALIGIFMVIFYRLPGLMANMALGFFGIIAFGTLNFLDATLTLPGIAGLILSAGMAVDANVIIFERIKEELTLGNTILSSIDTGFKKAFGAIFDSNITTLIITMILFTLGTGPVKGFAITLTIGILASMFTAITITKILLKGFVGIFKIKRPELFGVRGS, encoded by the coding sequence ATGAGAAAGGGAATGATTTTTAAACTGCTCTTTATACTGGCAATTCTCATTGGAGCAGGATGGTTGAGCTTTATGAAGCCTGCTAGGCTTGGTCTAGATCTAAAAGGCGGAGTATATGTAGTGCTAGAGGCGAAACCTGAGGGGGATCAAGTTATAGACGATGAGGCTATGACAAGACTTATAGAGGTGTTAGACAGAAGGATAAACGGTCTAGGCGTGGCAGAATCAGTGGTTCAAAGAGCAGGTGAAAAAAGAGTAATAGTTGAACTCCCTGGAATAACAAACAGCGAGGAAGCAGTAGAGCTAATAGGAAAAACAGCTCTTATGGAGTTTAAAATAGTAAATGATGACGGTACTCTTGGAGAAACTCTTCTTACAGGCGGATCTCTAAAGAAGGCTGCGGTATCCTATGACAAATTGGGAAGAGCTGAAATTCAGTTTGAAATGAATCAAGAGGGAGCAGTTAAGTTTGCTGAGATAACGAGAAACAACATAGGAAAAAAATTGGCAATAACTCTAGACGGAGAAGTTCAGACAGCACCTACTATAAACACAGAGATACCTAGTGGGAATGGAGTGATCACTGGGAATTATACTGTAGAGGAAGCAAAAGCTATGGCTACCCTTTTGAATGCAGGAGCACTTCCTGTAAGGGCAGAGATACTAGAGACAAGGTCTGTGGGAGCATCTCTAGGGGATGAATCTATAGCAAAGAGTACTACAGCTGCAAAAGTTGCTGTTGCACTAATAGGAATATTTATGGTTATTTTTTACAGGCTGCCTGGACTTATGGCAAATATGGCCTTGGGATTTTTTGGAATAATAGCTTTCGGAACTCTTAATTTTCTAGATGCAACTCTTACACTTCCTGGAATAGCGGGTCTTATACTTTCTGCAGGAATGGCGGTAGATGCCAATGTTATTATTTTTGAGAGAATAAAAGAGGAGCTAACACTTGGTAATACAATTCTGTCTTCTATAGATACAGGGTTCAAAAAAGCCTTTGGAGCAATATTTGACTCTAATATAACTACACTTATAATAACAATGATATTATTCACTCTAGGAACTGGACCTGTAAAAGGGTTTGCAATAACTCTGACAATTGGAATACTGGCATCTATGTTTACAGCGATAACGATAACTAAGATATTGTTAAAAGGTTTCGTAGGTATATTTAAAATAAAAAGGCCTGAATTATTCGGGGTTAGGGGGAGCTAA
- the ruvX gene encoding Holliday junction resolvase RuvX has protein sequence MFKKYLALDVGDVRIGVARSDAMGMFAHPLEVIDRTKTKAVKRIQELCRQENTKSIVVGIPKSLDGQEKRQAEKVREFIEKLHAAIEGLDIIEIDERLSTISAERMLNETTNKDARGKRKVVDKIAAAIILQTYLDMKK, from the coding sequence ATGTTTAAAAAATATCTTGCACTTGATGTAGGTGATGTAAGAATAGGGGTTGCCAGGTCTGATGCCATGGGAATGTTTGCACATCCCCTCGAAGTAATAGACAGGACAAAAACGAAAGCCGTAAAAAGAATACAGGAACTATGCAGGCAGGAAAATACCAAGAGCATAGTGGTAGGAATACCAAAGAGTCTAGACGGCCAGGAGAAAAGGCAGGCTGAAAAGGTAAGGGAGTTCATAGAAAAACTGCATGCAGCTATAGAGGGGCTCGATATAATAGAGATAGATGAAAGGCTCTCTACAATTTCAGCAGAGAGAATGCTCAATGAAACAACCAACAAAGATGCCAGGGGAAAGAGAAAAGTAGTGGACAAGATAGCAGCTGCTATAATACTTCAGACATACCTTGACATGAAAAAATAG
- the alaS gene encoding alanine--tRNA ligase, which produces MLTGNEIRQRFVEFFKEKDHKHYESASLIPDDPTLLLTVAGMVPFKPFFLGQKEAPNPRVVTYQKCIRTNDLENVGKTARHHTFFEMLGNFSFGDYFKEEAIIWSWEFITEVLGLEKEKMWISVYTTDDEAEKIWIEKCNISKDRIVRLGEADNWWSAGPTGSCGPCSEIYVDMGIEYGGDENSKPGDPEADDRFLEIWNLVFTEWNRKEDGSLEALPKKNIDTGAGLERIASVVQKKVNNYETDIIFPIIKEAGRLTFSEYGKTEKIDFSLKVIADHIRGITFLINDGVLPSNEGRGYVLRRVLRRAVRHGRLLGTSENFLYKLVDKVVDIMKEAYPEILENMEHIKKIIKIEEDKFSHTLGQGMHMVNDEIEKAKEAGENKLSGEITFKLYDTYGFPYELTEEICQEKNIEVSFEEFKDKMEEQKERARSAREVVMEKGQDSFVEEFYDKYGKTVFEGYDKLQSKGVVYHVENLGENKVMLIFNKTPFYAESGGQASDHGTVTAEGLLGKIVDVQKQKEIFMHSVIIEEGMEILKKGLEVTLTVDDERRRDIMRNHTATHLLHKALKDVLGGHVQQAGSLVDADRLRFDFNHYEAVSRDQLEEVEKIVNREIFRNTSLKVQHMTLDEAKETGAAALFGDKYGDMVRVVNVPGYSSELCGGIHVDRTGEIGLFNILTETGVAAGTRRIEATTGVASYKSVNKMERLILSVSDALKTDPKHLEEKVEKTIEAFRETTKELEALKSKLASYEANSLFDKIEEINGVKILVKAFKNKEADSLREIVDKAKDKLGNCVVVLGTDNEKAVFAVGVTKDLMSKVKAGELVKEIAKIAGGNGGGRPDFAQAGGKDGNKVPEALEHARKILTEKL; this is translated from the coding sequence ATGCTTACAGGTAATGAAATCAGGCAGAGATTTGTAGAATTTTTTAAAGAGAAAGATCATAAACACTACGAAAGTGCATCTCTTATCCCTGATGATCCTACACTTCTTCTTACAGTTGCAGGAATGGTTCCTTTTAAACCTTTCTTTTTGGGTCAGAAAGAAGCCCCTAATCCGAGAGTTGTAACTTATCAAAAATGTATAAGAACAAACGACCTTGAGAATGTAGGTAAAACAGCTAGACATCACACCTTTTTTGAAATGCTTGGTAACTTTTCTTTTGGAGATTATTTCAAAGAAGAGGCTATAATCTGGTCTTGGGAATTTATAACAGAGGTTCTAGGCCTTGAAAAAGAAAAAATGTGGATATCTGTATATACTACTGATGATGAAGCAGAAAAAATATGGATTGAAAAGTGTAATATTTCAAAAGATAGAATAGTAAGACTGGGAGAGGCTGACAATTGGTGGTCGGCAGGACCTACTGGTTCTTGTGGACCTTGTTCTGAGATCTATGTGGATATGGGAATAGAGTATGGAGGAGATGAAAACTCTAAACCTGGAGACCCTGAGGCAGACGACAGATTCTTGGAAATATGGAATCTTGTATTTACTGAGTGGAACAGAAAAGAGGATGGTTCATTAGAGGCTCTTCCAAAGAAGAATATAGACACTGGAGCCGGTCTAGAGAGAATAGCTTCAGTTGTACAGAAAAAAGTAAATAACTATGAAACTGATATTATATTCCCTATCATAAAAGAAGCCGGGAGATTGACCTTTTCTGAATATGGAAAAACTGAAAAGATTGATTTTTCTCTTAAGGTAATAGCGGATCATATAAGAGGGATAACATTCCTTATAAATGATGGAGTTCTTCCCTCTAATGAAGGGAGAGGCTATGTGCTGAGAAGGGTCTTAAGAAGAGCAGTCAGACACGGAAGACTCCTTGGAACATCTGAGAATTTCCTCTATAAACTGGTAGATAAAGTTGTAGATATAATGAAAGAAGCATACCCTGAAATACTTGAAAATATGGAACATATAAAGAAAATAATCAAAATTGAAGAGGATAAATTTTCTCATACCCTAGGACAAGGAATGCATATGGTAAATGATGAGATAGAAAAAGCAAAAGAGGCAGGTGAGAATAAACTTTCTGGGGAGATAACATTTAAACTTTATGACACCTATGGTTTTCCTTATGAATTGACAGAAGAGATATGCCAAGAGAAAAATATTGAAGTTTCTTTTGAGGAATTTAAAGATAAGATGGAAGAGCAGAAAGAGAGGGCTCGTTCTGCAAGAGAAGTAGTGATGGAAAAGGGGCAGGACAGCTTTGTGGAAGAGTTTTATGACAAATACGGGAAAACTGTATTTGAGGGATATGATAAACTTCAAAGTAAGGGTGTAGTTTACCATGTAGAAAATCTAGGCGAAAACAAAGTGATGCTTATTTTCAACAAGACACCATTTTATGCAGAATCTGGAGGACAGGCATCTGACCACGGAACTGTAACTGCTGAGGGGCTTTTAGGGAAAATAGTAGATGTACAAAAGCAAAAAGAGATCTTCATGCACTCGGTAATAATAGAAGAGGGAATGGAAATACTAAAAAAAGGGCTAGAGGTAACTCTAACGGTAGATGATGAGAGAAGAAGAGATATCATGAGAAATCACACTGCTACTCATCTTTTGCATAAAGCCCTGAAAGATGTATTAGGAGGTCATGTACAGCAGGCAGGCTCTCTTGTAGACGCAGACAGGCTTAGATTTGACTTTAATCATTATGAGGCTGTAAGCAGAGACCAACTAGAAGAAGTAGAAAAAATAGTTAACAGAGAGATATTCAGAAATACATCTCTTAAAGTGCAACATATGACACTAGATGAAGCTAAAGAAACTGGGGCTGCAGCTTTGTTTGGAGATAAGTATGGTGACATGGTAAGGGTCGTAAATGTACCTGGATACTCTTCTGAACTCTGCGGAGGAATACATGTAGACAGAACTGGAGAGATAGGACTGTTTAATATCCTTACTGAAACAGGTGTAGCAGCAGGAACTAGAAGAATAGAGGCTACAACAGGAGTGGCGAGCTATAAGAGTGTAAACAAAATGGAAAGGCTGATACTATCTGTATCTGATGCACTGAAGACCGACCCGAAACACCTAGAAGAGAAAGTGGAAAAAACTATAGAGGCATTTAGGGAAACCACCAAGGAACTAGAGGCACTTAAATCTAAGCTTGCTTCTTATGAGGCAAATTCACTCTTTGACAAGATAGAGGAGATAAATGGAGTTAAGATCCTTGTAAAAGCCTTTAAAAATAAAGAGGCAGATTCTCTGAGAGAGATAGTAGACAAAGCCAAGGATAAACTAGGAAACTGTGTAGTTGTTTTAGGAACAGATAATGAAAAGGCGGTATTTGCCGTAGGTGTAACAAAAGACCTGATGTCTAAGGTAAAAGCTGGAGAACTTGTAAAAGAGATAGCAAAAATAGCCGGAGGAAACGGTGGAGGAAGACCTGACTTTGCACAGGCTGGAGGTAAAGACGGGAATAAAGTCCCTGAAGCTCTAGAGCATGCGAGAAAAATATTAACAGAAAAACTTTAA
- the lptB gene encoding LPS export ABC transporter ATP-binding protein codes for MKSIIAQDLCKSYKKRRVVNGVSLEVKKGEIVGLLGPNGAGKTTTFYMMTGIVKPESGKVWCNEVDITELPMYKRANMGIGYLAQEPSVFRNLTVEENIYAILEMRSISKPEMKETMEKLLEEFKLSHVSKSLGYSLSGGERRRVEIARTIANNPDFILLDEPFAGVDPIAVEDIQQIIRYLKEKGLGILITDHSVRETLSITEKAYIMAQGQVLISGTPKEITENEMARKIYLGEGFKLD; via the coding sequence ATGAAAAGCATAATAGCACAGGATCTGTGCAAGAGTTATAAAAAAAGAAGAGTGGTAAATGGCGTCAGTCTCGAAGTTAAAAAAGGCGAAATAGTGGGACTTTTGGGTCCAAACGGGGCTGGGAAAACCACCACTTTTTACATGATGACAGGAATAGTAAAACCTGAATCTGGAAAAGTCTGGTGCAACGAGGTGGATATAACAGAGCTGCCTATGTATAAGAGGGCAAATATGGGGATAGGTTATCTAGCCCAAGAACCTTCAGTTTTTAGAAATCTAACTGTGGAAGAGAATATCTATGCGATACTAGAGATGAGAAGCATCTCTAAACCTGAGATGAAGGAGACCATGGAGAAGTTGTTAGAGGAATTTAAACTGTCTCATGTATCAAAATCTCTCGGGTACTCTCTATCAGGTGGAGAAAGGAGAAGGGTTGAGATAGCGAGGACTATCGCAAACAATCCCGACTTTATTCTGCTAGATGAGCCATTTGCAGGAGTGGATCCCATAGCAGTAGAGGATATACAACAGATAATAAGATATCTAAAAGAGAAAGGACTAGGGATACTCATAACCGACCACAGCGTAAGGGAAACCCTGAGTATAACTGAAAAAGCCTATATAATGGCCCAGGGACAGGTTCTTATAAGTGGAACTCCAAAGGAGATAACCGAAAATGAGATGGCCAGAAAAATTTATCTAGGAGAAGGATTTAAGCTAGATTAA